CGCGGTGCAAAACCAAAACCTGGACGTGGCGGAACGCACCCCAGGAACTTATTTTTTAACGCGCCCTAAATGGCATTACTGATTTGCTTTTCTCAATCGAAGTGAATTGGTAATCACGGACAGGCTCGACAGCACCATCGCTCCGGCGGCCAGAATCGGATTTAAAACGCCCGTCACGGCCAGCCCAATACCAAGCGAGTTATACAAAAATGCCCAAAAGAGATTTTGGCGGATCACCCGGCGCGTTTTGTGCGACAGATCAAACACATCAAGGATTTTGTTGAGCGAATGGCTGATCAAAACAACGCTGGCGGCCTGCATGGCAATATCTGTCCCGGAACTTAATGCCACGCCCAGATTGGCCTGTGCCAGCGCGGGTGCATCATTGATTCCATCCCCAACCATACACACAACCCGCCCCTGGTCCTGAAGCGTCTGGATGTATCTGGCTTTTTCCGCTGGCGAAACTTCGGCCAGAACCTGATCGGCTCCAATCTGGTTGCCAACGGCACTCACCGTTGCCTGGGAATCACCGGAAACAAGATGAACTGTCATCCCACGTTGCTGGAAAGTCCGAACTGCTTCGATTGAATCTGTCTTCAGGCAGTCACCAAACGCCAGTACTCCACAAAGCTGTCCATCAAGTCCAAAGAACACCAGGGTTTGCCCGTTCGCTTCCCATTCCGCCGCCTGCACTGATGTATAACCAGAGGTATCTGGCCCGGTCAGGTGTTCGAGCAGTCCACGATTTCCCAAAAATACCTGCCGACGGTCCACCGTTCCTGAAATTCCTTGCCCTTGATGAATCACAATCTCAGTGGCTTCACGCAACGCAACCCCTTGTTCAACCGCATATTTGCGCAAGGCAATGCCCAATGGATGCTCAGAATAGGCTTCAAGCGAGGCCAGGAGTGGGAGATACACCTGCCGGAATAATTCGGGGTTGGAATCGGCACCCAGTTCAAATCCAACCAGCGAGAACCTGCCTTCGGTCACGGTGCCGGTTTTATCCAACACAATCGTGTCAATTGTCTTGACTGACTCCAGCACACTGCCGTCACTGACCAGTATTCCGGTTTGGGAGGCGGTTCCAATCGCCGTGGTCATCGCAAGCGGTGTGGCCATTCCCAATGCACAGGGACAGGCAATCACGAGTACCGTTATCGCCCGCATCAAGGAATCTCCCGTTGGATGCCCCAACCAGACACACATCAGAAATGTGAAGGCGGCCACCACAATCACACCCGGAATGAATATTCGTGACACACGGTCTACCTGCCGCTCAATCGGCGAACGCCCGCTCAGTGCCTGCTCGACATAGTGCACAATCTGGGCCAGGGTGGTGTCGTTTCCGACTTTGGTGGCCCGAACCCGGAGCACGCCGCTGCCATTCAAACTGCCAGCAATGACCGGACTTTCGACGTGTTTGGTCACCGGCGTGGATTCACCCGTCAGCAGTGATTCATCAGCAAAGGAATGCCCGTCAATCACAACGCCATCGGCTGGAATTCGCTCACCGGCTTTAACCAGGAAGCAATCTTCGACTCGCAAGGCATCAACTGAAACAAATCGTTCCTGTCCATTGGAATAAAGTCGGACTTTTTTCGGCATCAACCGATAGAGCAACGTCACGGCCTGCGACGTCCGATCTTTGGCGGTCCGTTCAATATACTTTCCAATCAAAACCAGCGTTACAATCGCACAAACAGTGTCGAAATAAATGTGAATTCCACTCTGGAAAGCTTGCACCGCACTATAAAAATAC
The Acidobacteriota bacterium DNA segment above includes these coding regions:
- a CDS encoding heavy metal translocating P-type ATPase, yielding MTNLDLATRNPEPGTRNPDFAAPSPECGLCGLPCESSRFVRQDTCFCCAGCMNVYSILIESGLCQPGDDFRETELYQQSLRMGLISNRQDQSPKSAAKTTDSPETPGQEILIHVGGMWCASCAWLIEHVVSKEPGVIKAEAFFASDLVKVRFAPQCLPPTRLIERIEQLGYHASEFTGEQDAHDEEKRDLLLRLGLSGFLWLNIMTLSTALYVGYFEVIAESIRLYLPFVLMVLATPVVFYSASPILKLGYQALRNRTLRMESLLGLGILAAYFYSAVQAFQSGIHIYFDTVCAIVTLVLIGKYIERTAKDRTSQAVTLLYRLMPKKVRLYSNGQERFVSVDALRVEDCFLVKAGERIPADGVVIDGHSFADESLLTGESTPVTKHVESPVIAGSLNGSGVLRVRATKVGNDTTLAQIVHYVEQALSGRSPIERQVDRVSRIFIPGVIVVAAFTFLMCVWLGHPTGDSLMRAITVLVIACPCALGMATPLAMTTAIGTASQTGILVSDGSVLESVKTIDTIVLDKTGTVTEGRFSLVGFELGADSNPELFRQVYLPLLASLEAYSEHPLGIALRKYAVEQGVALREATEIVIHQGQGISGTVDRRQVFLGNRGLLEHLTGPDTSGYTSVQAAEWEANGQTLVFFGLDGQLCGVLAFGDCLKTDSIEAVRTFQQRGMTVHLVSGDSQATVSAVGNQIGADQVLAEVSPAEKARYIQTLQDQGRVVCMVGDGINDAPALAQANLGVALSSGTDIAMQAASVVLISHSLNKILDVFDLSHKTRRVIRQNLFWAFLYNSLGIGLAVTGVLNPILAAGAMVLSSLSVITNSLRLRKANQ